The genomic DNA GAAAATCGCACAATTGAACAGACACTAAATTTAGGCTGGGAGCTATTAAAACTGGTGCCCAGGACTGAAATGAAACGTGTAAGAGAAGAATACTTGAAAAAGTATTATGATAATTCAGAAAAATAGATTTTCAAATCCGAAATCCGAAATCCGAAATCCGAGATTAAAGATTAAAGAACTCAATCATTGGTTAGCATGCCAGAGTTCGGTTTATAGGTTTAAAATCTTTTTCGGGATTCCGCAATTATGAGATTAGATATTCCTCCTACCCGAATGCAATTGTTAAGGTTAAAGCGAAGAAATGTTATCGCCCGCCGCGGGCATAAATTATTGAAGGATAAACAGGATGAGTTAATTAGAAAGATAATGGAGCTTGTTAAACAGATTCAGGATTTACGATTGAAAATTGAAAAAGAGCTTGATTCCGCTTACAGTTTTTTCTATTTTGCATCAAGCAAACAGACACCGAATACTACAGAAGAAGCATTGCTTGGCGGAAATAAAAAAATTGAAATAGAATATACTACAGAACGAGTCTTTAATGTCCGCATACCAAAATTCATTCAGAAAATTTCCGGGACAATGCTCAGTTATGGATTCTTAAATACCTCAGGGGACCTTGATCTGGCACTAAAAAAGATTGATACGCTGCTTGAAGGATTACTAAAAATTGCCGAATTAGAAAAAGCCCTGGAACTCCTTGCAATAGAGATTGAGAAGACCAGACGCCGGGTAAACGCACTGGAATTTATACTAATACCCTCGATAGAAGAGACAATAAAATATATAAATTTAAAGTTGTCGGAAATTGAGAGATCTGATTTAACAAGGTTAATGAGGGTAAAAGAAATACTTGGAAAAAGGTAGGTTATATGGATTTAATTGAAGCAATAAAAAATGCTGAAAATGAGGCAGAGAGACTAAAAAAAGAAACAGAACAAAAAGGCGCTGATTTGTTACAAAAAATTAAAGAAGATTTACAGAAGCAACTTGAAAGGGTGGACCAAAAGAGAAGTAGATTATTGGAGGAAAGCAGACACGAGACCGAAAGGATTATTGCTGAACAAAAAAAATTGCTTGAAGAAGAATATGAAAAGTTAAGCAAAGAACTTAAAGAGAAATTCAAAAAATTTAAAACCAAGGCAATAGAAGAAACCCAGGAGATGATTTTGAAATGGCAACAGTCCCGTTAGAAAAGATTGCGATAGTTATCCATAAAAGCATAAAAGAGCAGTTTATTGATAAACTACATAAACTCAAAATAATACATATAACCGAATTAAAAGAGGCACCATTTTATACCCCCACAGAATTAGAAAAAATAAAAGAGGCAATCAGCCAGATTGCGTCGTATCAGAAAAAAGGAGTTCTTGATAATTTTGTGCCCCCACGCATCCCGCTCAGTTTAAAAGACTTTGAACAACTCACAAAAAGGTATGATTTCCAGAGAACTGCTGATGAACTTGAACAGATAAAGAAAGAAAGAGAAATTTCAAACAGCCAATTGCAGAGTTTCAAAACTTTATTGTCAGTACTCATCCCTTTTGAACCATTGAAATATAAATTAAGTGAATTAAAAACCTTTAAAAAAGTTGAGTCCATACCGGTTCAAATAAAATCTGAAGAAATGTACAAGATTATAGAATCATCAATTATAGACATACCTTTCTCTTTTGAAATTGTAAACAGACTCGGCTCAAAGATTTTTGGTTTATTCTTTGTCCGCCAGGTTGATGTACAAAAATTTAAAGGGAAATTGATTGAACTTGGATGCGAGATTATAGAGCTTCCTGATATAGATAAAACACCGGCGGATTTGATACAAGAATACAATGAACAAATTAAAAAAATAGAAAAAAGACTTATTGAACTTAACCAGAGAGAATCGGAACTCGCCCAGGAGATTATCAACTTGAAGATTATTTATGACTGGATAGATAATGAGTTTAAAAAGAACGGTATTGCTCAGGCATTACCGGAGACTTCAAGTACATTAAATATCATTGGATGGATAAAAAAGAAAGATTTACAGAAACTAAAAAAGATTGCCGAAGAATTCAAACTTGTAGCATTTGAAAGGATCGCTCCAGAACCAGATGAAAAGCCACCCGTAGCAATTGAAAATCCCTGGTGGAGCACCCCTTATGAGATGTTGATTAGACTTTATAGTATGCCGGATCAGAAAGAATATGACCCGACACCATTTATTGCAGTTTTTTTCCCAATATTCTTTGCCCTTTGTCTTACTGATGCAATATATGGAATATTTCTTGCATTATTTTCATTATATCTTATGCGCAAGGTGCCCGGGGATAAGAGTTTATTATGGATTTTATTTGCAGGTGGTATTATTACCATATTCACTGGTAGTATGGTGGGTGGCTGGGCAGGAAATTTATTTGATTTAATTGGAATTGGATTTTTTAAAAATTTAAAAAAATTGATGCTCTTTGACCCGCTGACCAATCCGATGCCATTTTTCTATCTATCGCTTGGGATTGGATATGTCCATGTTCTTTTAGGAGTGCTGATAGAAGTTTTTGATGATCTGCGTAACAAAGAATATGCCCGGGCGATATTTGAAAATTTAACCTGGGCGATATTAATTGTATGCCTGCCATTGTATTTTACTGTTTTAAAATTGCCCGTTTTAAAAATTTTGATACTTTTATCGATCACAGGTATTATACTATTTTCAAACCGGACCGGTAATCCACCATTACTGGACCAGATTTTATGGACACTGCTTGTATTGTTTTTATTAGGAACTCTAATGAAGGTTTTCCCTGGGTTTTTTAAATATATCTGTCTCGGATTATTTGTCATAAATATCATTCGTATAAAATATGGGAAAAAGGTTCTGATTCGTATTGCCTGGGGATTATATACACTCTACGGCATAACATCTTTTGTAAGCAATATTCTTTCGTATATTAGATTAATGGCTTTAGGAATGGTTACGGGTGGAATAGCAGTTACTGTTAATATGATTGCCTGGATGGTATTAAAAGTTCCAGTTATCGGCATAGTTTTAGCCATTGTAGTATTGATTATCGGACATAGTTTCAATATTGTGATAAATGCACTGGGTGGTTTCATACATACAATGCGTCTTCATTATATAGAATTTTTTGGCAGATTTTATGCGGGCGGCGGCAAAATGTTCAGACCATTCGGAATGGAGACAAGATATGTGGAGATTAAATAATAAATTGAGGAATTTAGGTATTTTGGCATTTTGGCATTTGATTTGCGCGTTTTTGTTATATATCGCTGTTGGTATTTTTAATAACATTCTAAAAAGTTTGTTTTACTATAAACCAATAACTATTGACTATACCAGCATCCAAGCCCAAAAACCATTAATTACTAACTTTTT from candidate division WOR-3 bacterium includes the following:
- a CDS encoding V-type ATP synthase subunit D: MRLDIPPTRMQLLRLKRRNVIARRGHKLLKDKQDELIRKIMELVKQIQDLRLKIEKELDSAYSFFYFASSKQTPNTTEEALLGGNKKIEIEYTTERVFNVRIPKFIQKISGTMLSYGFLNTSGDLDLALKKIDTLLEGLLKIAELEKALELLAIEIEKTRRRVNALEFILIPSIEETIKYINLKLSEIERSDLTRLMRVKEILGKR
- a CDS encoding V-type ATPase 116kDa subunit family protein; this encodes MATVPLEKIAIVIHKSIKEQFIDKLHKLKIIHITELKEAPFYTPTELEKIKEAISQIASYQKKGVLDNFVPPRIPLSLKDFEQLTKRYDFQRTADELEQIKKEREISNSQLQSFKTLLSVLIPFEPLKYKLSELKTFKKVESIPVQIKSEEMYKIIESSIIDIPFSFEIVNRLGSKIFGLFFVRQVDVQKFKGKLIELGCEIIELPDIDKTPADLIQEYNEQIKKIEKRLIELNQRESELAQEIINLKIIYDWIDNEFKKNGIAQALPETSSTLNIIGWIKKKDLQKLKKIAEEFKLVAFERIAPEPDEKPPVAIENPWWSTPYEMLIRLYSMPDQKEYDPTPFIAVFFPIFFALCLTDAIYGIFLALFSLYLMRKVPGDKSLLWILFAGGIITIFTGSMVGGWAGNLFDLIGIGFFKNLKKLMLFDPLTNPMPFFYLSLGIGYVHVLLGVLIEVFDDLRNKEYARAIFENLTWAILIVCLPLYFTVLKLPVLKILILLSITGIILFSNRTGNPPLLDQILWTLLVLFLLGTLMKVFPGFFKYICLGLFVINIIRIKYGKKVLIRIAWGLYTLYGITSFVSNILSYIRLMALGMVTGGIAVTVNMIAWMVLKVPVIGIVLAIVVLIIGHSFNIVINALGGFIHTMRLHYIEFFGRFYAGGGKMFRPFGMETRYVEIK